Part of the Sinorhizobium terangae genome is shown below.
TCTGAAGTCGGACGTGCTGCCCGACCTCATCGCTCGCGCGAAGAATGGCGGGCGCGTTCGCATCTGGTCGGCTGCGTGCTCGGATGGCCAGGAGCCCTATTCGATCGCGCTCACGGTTCTCTCGCTGCTGCCGAACGCGGCGGACTACGACTTCCGCATTCTTGCGACGGACATCGATCCGAAGATCCTGGCGCTCGCCCGGGCAGGTGCCTATGACGCGACGGCACTGGAAACCGTCGACCCCGCCATGCGCAAGCAATGGTTCAGCGAGGTCAATGTCGGCGGCTGCGTCAAATGGCAGATCGACGATCGGGTCAAGCGGCTGATTACCTTCAACGAACTCAACCTCATGGCGCAATGGCCGGTAAAGGGGCCCTTCGACGTCATCTTCTGCCGCAACGTGGTGATCTATTTCGACGAGCCGACGCAGATGAAGATCTGGTCGCGCTTTGCCGATGTGCTGAACACCAACGGGTACCTCTATATCGGCCATTCGGAGCGGGTGTCGGGCGACGCCAAGTCGAAGTTCGACAACATTGGCATCACCACCTATCGCCATACGGGCAAGTTTCATGGAGTTCGGGCATGAGTGTTCCCGCACGCGTTCTCGTTGTCGATGACTCGGCCACCATGCGCGGCCTGATCACAGCCGTGCTCAGTGCGGATCCGGACGTCACCGTTGTCGGTCAGGCGGCCGACGCGATCGAGGCCCGACAGGCGATCAAGCAGCTCGATCCCGACGTCATCACGCTCGACATCGAGATGCCGAACATGAACGGGCTCGAGTTCCTGGACAAGATCATGCGCCTGCGCCCGATGCCGGTCATCATGGTCTCGACCTTGACCCACAAGGGCGCGGAAGCGTCGATCGCCG
Proteins encoded:
- a CDS encoding protein-glutamate O-methyltransferase, coding for MRAQAILEPKLSPDECLASGEYPLTRRDLSEIAAMIYADAGIYLNESKASLVYSRLSKHIRNLGLKGFRDYCQLVASPTGAAARRDMLSHLTTNFTRFFRENHHFEHLKSDVLPDLIARAKNGGRVRIWSAACSDGQEPYSIALTVLSLLPNAADYDFRILATDIDPKILALARAGAYDATALETVDPAMRKQWFSEVNVGGCVKWQIDDRVKRLITFNELNLMAQWPVKGPFDVIFCRNVVIYFDEPTQMKIWSRFADVLNTNGYLYIGHSERVSGDAKSKFDNIGITTYRHTGKFHGVRA